Within Ipomoea triloba cultivar NCNSP0323 chromosome 9, ASM357664v1, the genomic segment ATTTTTTTAGTAGGTCTAAAGGTGAGTGACAAAAGGTAATGCCATGGTGCTAGCTGAAGTCACCAATGTCCTGTGTATTGATGCCAAGAGTCAAGTTCGGATTACTATTATTTTGACTGGATGTGATCGGTGAAACCTTTAAGTAACAAAGTTTAATTCTCAtgattgttattttatttagataatTTCTCTGCTTATGATGTTTCTAATTCTAATTTTTGAACAGAACCCAAGAGGTCTTCACTGCTCCAGGTCAAAGCCACTTCATCAGAGGATACATCAGTTGATCCTAATGAGCTGCTAACTGATCTAAAAGAAAAGGTGAACTGAGTGCCCTTTCGCAGGACTAAACTTTTCCTGTCTGCTGGCATTGTATTTGTGTACTCTATTCAGTCTGAACTCCTTAAATGCTTTTGAATTGGGTATTAGAATCTCAGAGTATTACCTGCTTTTAGGTTGGTATGGCATTTCTTAATCGAGTTCTAGTTTACATCTAacttatttctcatttttctgcTAATATTTGTAGTGGGATGCTGTTGAAAATAAATCTACCGTAATAGTTTATGGAGCTGGGGCAATTGTTGCAGTTTGGCTCTCTGCAACTCTTGTTGGTGCTATTAACTCAATTCCTTTGGTAGGCCACTAAGTTCTTTGACCTTGCTTCTTGGTTGACTCCTTGAGTCCTTGAATTATCACTTGAGGCAGATTTTTGGCAAGGAGTAGCTATTTGCATACATATATTGTCTTGCAGCTTTTGTTCAATTCTTCTTAGAttctatattaattaaacaCGATCTCCTAAGACTATATTCATCATCTCCAGCTCCCAAAAATCATGGAATTGGTGGGGCTTGGATATACTGGATGGTTTGTCTATCGCTACCTCCTCTTCAAGGTATGACTAAGAATCGTCACTATTGAGTCATAACACATAGGTCATGGTTGATTATTGCATTTAttgggcagaggccggtaaagggccaagtccatgAATTGGCGGCTAGGaggattgttgggtggaggccggtgaaggaccaagtccagcaccctgcctcttgaaaatgtgatggcaatctataaggaaataaagttccGCCTTTCTCTacgagctatagcttttggcgtagtggtaagtgCTTGATCCTAACAGCATTCATGTTGCACAAGCTCTGCAACACATGATCTTTTATTGACATGAACCAATCTCGATTTTGTTTTGGAAAAGATGCAATGAACTGTTGTTGGGGACACTCCGGTGTCCAATTTCTAACTGGTCTTGTGATCTTTCTTGTTTACAGTCAAGTAGGAAGGAATTGGCAACAGACATTGaacaattgaagaagaagatcactGGAGCTGAATAGATGCATTTGGCTACATAAATCCTGGCATCAGTTCAAATGGCTTTATTATGTTTCTGTATAAGAGGCACATACTCATGTTATGTAGAGCAGTAGGTTTCCACTGTGTATTTTTTTCAGCCATCTCTTCCAATAAGATTGCATATTCTGGTCACTGTTCATGGTGTTTAAGATTTAActgtaagattttttttttacttgatttagATAAGAAAAACCTACTATACTCTGACAGAAACTTCGGTGTGTTACAACACTCGTTTCAATACCAATACCCACAGAAAcagtaagaaacaaaaaaacaaagatgAACTAAGTAATTCGGAAATTTTTGGGGCAAGATTCAAATGGATTATTTTATACAATTGTAGAAATTTATTTACGAATTACTACCCTAACTTCACTATATACGAACTTAGACCatacaagatttctcatatctTGTATATCACCTATAAATAAGGTCTAACATAAGAATTTATGAAGAACAAAATAATAACTTGAGATTTACAAGAAAACACAATATAAAGGAATTCTTTTAAGTTCTCAAAGGTGCTCTTGGGTGTTTAATATAAGCTCAATTGATGACTTCGTTATTCCTTTTTGCTTATATAGATAGTAAATCATTGTCCCAATCTCTTTGAGATGGGATAGTTTATTTAAATTCCTTTCCTAAGTTTTTCAcacttcaatttttatttcGACTTTAAGATTTCTAATTCATTCTTTTCTTAacctataaaattttaattctacttcgaagaaagacattttttttccaaatctaCATATTTTGCCAAAGTATATCATGTTGCCAACATAAAATTGATATTAACAATCTTCTCCTTTgacaaatttcatttttttttccccaaaacaTAACACTTGATCATGACTATCATTTGACTTGAGATATCATTTGATCATTCACTTTAGATATCACTTGATCATATCACTTGATCACAACTTTACTTGAGTAAACATTTACTTGATCACAATATCAAACTTTCTTCTTAGGCACTGCAACAAATAAAATCTTTGACATATACCATTTGCCATAAGTAGATGCAACaacaaagtttaaataattttaaactcGATATTCCCGGTAAATATACGCATAAGTCAAATACCAAAATACTATAAAACACAACAACATATATCCACCCATCTCCCCCTTTTGCcataaaaattgtcaaaatctattacaaaaTACCCAAATAAAACTTGCCCAAAAGTTAACCATTTTTTGCAAATGCTTTGCCATAAATGGATTTAACATGCCTTCACTAGTAGCCATTTATTTTGGTTAGGGTGTTGCTTGACCATTGACACTTAtgttcaaaaattaatttttcaaaactaTAACTTAGCTATAATTGTAGCTATAACTTTCATTTTTGTCAAATGAGCAATCATCAACGCAATTAATATGCCTTTACCGATTGCTATTTGACCTAGGCTAGAATTCCACTTAATGCTTAGCATTTTCGTTGTTAGAGGATATATCAATTAAAACTTCAACACCTTCACTTAAGATTCATTTCAACACTTCGAGCATTACTACAACCTAgggctgtcaaagtgggccaaaGCCCGTGGGctggcccgcacccgccccgcggtggggcgggttagggtcatgaaaaaatAGGCCCGCAAAAATGCGGACCTAATGGGGCAGGCTAAAATTAACCCGTGACCCGCGTGGGCTAACCCGTGCGGGCCACGGGCtgagtagtaaaaaaaaatttatataaatatatatatattcacagtacactgtgaatatatatatatatatattcacattgcactgtgaatatatatattcacagtggaatgtgaatatatatattacagtgTATTACTGTGAATATATTTAATAGACTGTGaatgtatattaattaaaaaaaaaaaaaagaagatgaaaagCCTGCAGGGCAGGTTAGGGTTACACAAATTttggcccgcggtggggcgggccgacccgctttgacagtactactaCAACCCATtcttactaaaataatttgtctAAGGGTGCAATCATGCTCAGTACTTTAACAAGATCAAAGTAACCAACAAGTATAGAAAAAATTTCCTCAACTAAAtcaacaaggaaaaaaaaaaaaaaaaaaaaaaacacaacccaaaagcaaaaaaaaattgaaaaacaccaacttttttttatttggattttttacaaaacattaaattaaataatgcaAAGCCCCAATTTTGTATAAGTTTTTTATCTGTTACCATCCATATCCTTGTTGCATTTGTTTATGGGGCTccaaatataacatttttcgatagacatctttcctataatCACACTTTAATTTTTCATCCAAAACTCTGCATTCATCATCATAGAACGTAACATGGAGATTATCACCACATAATTGACTTATACTGATCATGTATTCCTTGAGACCTTTAACTATGAATACTTTATTCAATCTTGACAACCCTTTGACATTTATGGCTCAAGTTCCGATTATCTTTTCCTTTTCACTATCTCTAAAAGTTATGTGACCACCATCACAACTTTTAATATCTTCAAGATGTTTGTGGCTGCTTATTATGTGGTGATTGCAACCACTATAAAATATCgaattaatatccaatttagtttTCGACTATAgagatttttctcgatttagtcctaattttttttttttgtgtgtgtttaattATGTCCTGAAATTTGATGACTTTACCTAATTGTGTCTTCGGTTGTTAGAATCAataactaaattgagaaaaaccattATActttgacaggataattgggcaaggTACTGGATTCGACTCGGTACGACCAACCCATTAAAGCATGCATCACTTATGAAGAAATAATGGTTCTTTGGGTCCGCCTCATCAAAGAGCCGTTACGAAGAAGCACACAATATTCATTGAGGAGCTAGACACTTATAGAGAGGAGCCATTGCTCATTATGGTGGTCGTCATTATTGTGGTCGTTAGTATAAAAGCGGAACTCATGTAACAAGTTGTGGGAGCTCTATTTTTCGGTTACACAAACCATATCAAGAGGAAAACACCTCGATTCCTGTACATACTGAAcattgtatttatttactaatacaaaaatatatgcGGTAACCATATTTACCGTCATACTCGATGACTATAGTCGAGAATTAATTtaagtaaaatcactatagttgaagactaaatttggtattaataaaggaaaaattacCAAGATATCTTTGTTAGAATAAATATACAATCATAGAAGTTGTAATAATCTAACCTCATTGCGGAAGCTAATAGGATCATgcacctccagccatagttgtcatCTCCATAGCATTGCTTGAAGGATTGTGTGGAACTTTAGAGTGTTTTTGTCTACCACTTGGTCTCCTAAGCAATTAGATGgtgtagtatatgtttatagAAGTAGTGGGAGGACCATACTTATATAACCTATGtgccatcattataggctaagtaacggaaaccgttactTCTGTTTTTAAACCACAACATAACGGCCATAAATGACCAATTGATTTGCACCACTTAATAATGAcattaatagaaaattttacattctcccacttggtgcaaactcAAAGAAGCAAAAGAAACATGAACCATAGAGATAGTTCCTCTTAATGTGAGTAGTATCCACTTATGATTGCAATGTAACTTGTTTTATAAGTACCCTATGTGGTATAAAATTTAAtgaataaaccttatgtttattCTTGAGTGTAATTAGTTATCAAAAACTAATTACTGCCACAATAGCTAAATTTGGCCTATTAAACTCACACCGCTtgatttgtacaatattaatggaaaatgttacaattCTCCATTTAGTGCAAGCATTGGCACAaccttcatttaaaaaaaaaacaaaaaaaaaaacatgaatcatAGTGGTATGCCCTTTTAAATTAAAGTGTGAGTAATACCAactatgcatcacatgcattttgatTTCAAACTCAGGTCCTTTATGAATAAACCCTACGTTTATTCTTGGTCCAACTTTAAAGATGTttctcatataaatatatatgcgCATAACCATAGGAGAAACCATCGAAATTACATAGAAGTGACAACATGAATGTACGTACAATATAGTCACATAATAAGTTCCATGTACCCTTTATGATCCCTAAAATTCTTATAAGCATGCCTTAAGTAGGGATTTgagactattagcaaaatgctaATATATTACATGACTAACTCCTTATCTTGAATACTATCTATTATGGCTAAGTTTTTGGAGTTGGACGTCTGCCACTCCCACTCTCATTAATCTTAACTAAAGGTAGCAATTGAGTAGTCCATATTCCAACGGCTTTAAATGACAAATCCGTAAGCCCACAACGAAACTTTAGACATACACCTTATAAATAATCCAAAACAAAAAGGAAGCCCAACTTTTATACAGAGAGCAATACCGAGGATTTATTAATGTAACTTtatgaaacaacaaaaatattgtaTCAATATATATAACCAACAATCCTCAAGATTCATTTATATGAACCAACATAATGAGTCTTTGTTTGCTTTTTGTCTCTCAACATTAAATTTTGAGCCTTTTCCTAATCTTAATGACCTAGGATCAATTTGATGAGACGAAAAACTCCAATAAATGCTAAAGAGTCCAACTCATGATAGTTCACAATAAACTTCATGtcattgttaaaataaaaactattaatgttgttacaacattttcataaatatgttgcacaacttgtagttcaaacaatttgaactattgattttataattaacaaGGCAAGGTGTCTTATCCTTAAAGTGGAACAATCTTGAATTGGGATATCTTAATCAAATGACCACTCCCACTATTCAGACCATTACTCCCACTGGTCAAGTCATTCTTAAGCATTATAAATGATATACATACACACCAATGATCCTCAGGTCCAACTAATTTTACAAGGAACATAATTCCCAACCATAGTTGGACATGctaaatatgtatatgtaaCAGACACAATTTTCAACtacttaaacaaataaaattgctCTAGTTGAAATTTGGCTAGATATGTACACTTCCAATATAAGGATCCAAAAGTATATCATAtccaaaattcaaaaagatCTACTATGGTTGGGTTGAAAAACCAAGTAAGCCACATACAGTAACAACTTCAAGTTACTAAAGTTTTGGAGATTAACAGAATTACATGTGTTGCCAATGCAACGCATGCCACATCTAATTATAACTGACCTTAaagttataaattctaaaaagaatggtatgataatattttatcttgattatcaatttaaatagaaggatctagtgacataaaacttgcctgtaggctaaagatttattcaattagactcaaCTGAAACTTTATGACAATCAAATagaagaatctagtgacataaaacttacctgtgggctaaagttttatccAGTTAGactcaactaaaattttatgataaaattattatcaaagtgatagaagaatctagtgacataaaacttgcctgtgggctaaagttttattcaattagatccatctACCAGCTTATGATAAAACTATCAAATCATGTTATTTTTCTcaatccctgtgggtaaattaagaaatatgatttgaTCTTTTATCCTAACTATTTATATAAACTAAAGTAAAATCTACCGATAGAAACTTTATTATAGTTTATGTAATTAGTCACAAAGTGATCAAAATATCTTAATAATTTCAGTTATAAAATTGTATTGATCACTTGATATATGTACAGTAAAGAATATTGATGTATCAAGCTATTAATCTAATTACCTTTTAATGCataataaatatacataaaagAAACTAGACTATAATACCTTCATGCGGATAAATCGCAAGAATAATATTCTTTGAATATGTACACATATCAAAACTTTATGATAGAAGATgacaatttatttatatcataACCATATGTTAAATAAATTGACTTTCCTATCTGTAATGATAAAACTCACCAAAACTATATTCCAATACATAATtgcttgtgggctaaattacgatcatatatagtttggtgtttttaccctaattaattatatgaacATAATAAAATTGCTTGTGGGCTAAATCTCATTAtctcatataattaattataatcaaTACGTCTATGACAATATGTGatctcacaaaattttaattaaatactgtggctactctttaattaatcaaaattatatgatcaCTAGATAATTATCTTGATATTTTAGGCATTAACTTTAAAGCctaaaaacaattatacaaTAATGTAATAAACAATTCCAAGTATACTTCCTGGTTCATGTTTTCTCACACAAATGGCATAATTGACAGATAATCTATCTAAATCTTAATAGCTCCCCTTATAGAAAGACTTTTAATCTCAAGTGAACACCTTAAAAGGTCTTAACTCTTAAGATGCTTAAACATAATCCAGTACCATATATAAGTCCACACATAAAGTTCAACTCAACaaggaatttttataataattcctAACATATGCAAGTCTAAAAGCATATATAAATTCACATAActagaaaatataatgttatgctAGTGAACAATTATGCATGACATTCGATAAACTCATATCCAAATAAATTGTACACCATAATAGCAATTAAAATGagctataaaattattattcaaataaaacataaatccaaaacttgatggattataaaatttgaataataataataacaatttataaCAACTATATACCTCTCAATAATTTAAAGGTTTTAACTTGTATGCCCAATACAAATGATTCAATGCATATAATAAACTTTATGAGAACTAACTTAAAGATTGTAAATTTTGGCCATATTAAAACCATATGATATGTTgacatttataaattaaattctcacaaaattaaattgcataatttaatcataatattatgcacttaatttaattatatggataaaacaaactcaaaaatatgaatataaaatcaaatattcatactCAATCAAAGTGGGCATCacaatctaaaataataatgataataatgctACGACATATTAATTCCTCAGTTCAAAACCGATAACTCTTATTACTGTGATGATGCTTATGTAACAGTAATAACTAAACAATCAATTTCCTCAATCGTAACCCCTGATATTTAATAGCAATAACTATAAACGTTACATAatgttatcattattatcaCAAATAATGTTTtggataaaaaatgaaattgtttcAAAATTATGATTCAAATCATACTATCAAAAACCAAAACTAATGATCATAGTAACGGTACAAATCATTGATCCATCGGTTCAAAAACCGATAAtcattattactataataattctaataattattacatagtagtaataacaaaataatcaattatcttaATCGTAACCgaacaatatttaataataataattattattattatcaaatgttacataatatcatcattattaccataaatGTTTTGGATAAGCaaattcaaaacataattattaaaagagtttattaccgaaatggtctctcgactattatgaaattaccaatttggtcatcaataattttttgtgctcaattaagtccctcgactttgaaaattttaaccaatttggtcctcagtttattttgccgttaaacatccgttaaaatcgggaccaaattgataattttgctatagtcaagggaccaaattggtaatttttctatagccaagggaccatttcagtgaaaacttaattaccaatttggtcccttaactatagaaaatttaccaatttggtgccttgactatagcaaaattatcaatttggtcacgatttaacggatgtttaacggtaaaataaacggaggatcgAATTGGTGAAATAttcaaagtcaagggacttaattgagcaaaaaaaattgtcgaggatcaaattggtaattttgcaataatcgagggaccatttGGGTAATAAGCTCATTCTTAAAATCATAAATTGAAACCATTATGGTaagattgaaaaagaaaatagtttcCAATTGCCACAAACATATGCATTTTTCCAAAATTGTGATACAAAATCACActctataattaaaatattatcaaattatgacCAAATTTCAATGAATAGCCATAATAATCACagaatattataacaattaagAGATTTAAATGGAAAAACAAATCGCTAAAATCGCAAGC encodes:
- the LOC116030359 gene encoding protein CURVATURE THYLAKOID 1A, chloroplastic-like, which translates into the protein MAAAVASTSMAAAAVFRPRFPVCSTPARRSAMPYLPPRFSNTAFVKLAEPKRSSLLQVKATSSEDTSVDPNELLTDLKEKWDAVENKSTVIVYGAGAIVAVWLSATLVGAINSIPLLPKIMELVGLGYTGWFVYRYLLFKSSRKELATDIEQLKKKITGAE